The genomic region AGGAAATAATAATCTCCATAAATAATAGGTTCATCCATTTCTGATCTTTTGGACCAGTCACCAGAGCTGTGTTGAAGAATAAAGGGAATCTCTAAGTCAGCAGGAAGAATATATTCCTCAGACTTTAAATTATTCAATACTTTTTTACTGTAATTGATATAGATTTCATTTTTAGTATAGCCATATAATTCCACTAATGCCGATGCTACTATAGCCGCAGCAGATACATCTCTAGGCTCATCTGGAATGTTAGGAGCATCAAAATCCCAATATGGTATACCGTCTGCAGGTAAATTTTTGTGATTAATAAAAAAGTTTGCAGTCGCCTGCGCTTGTTTTAAATAATCTCCGTTTTTAGTATATCTATAAGCCATCGTATATCCATAAATGGCCCAACCTTGTCCACGAGCCCATGCAGACTCATTGCTATAACCTTGGTGAGTTACACGTTCTTTTACATTACCATTAATCGTGTCATATACCACCACATGGACAGTACTGTCGTCTGGTCTAAAATGATTTCTTAATGTAGTATTTGCATGTTTTACAGCAAGATGATGATAGGTAGAATCGCCAGAAAGTCTAGTCGCTTCAAAAAGCAATTCCAGATTCATCATATTATCGATAATAACAGGGAATTCCCAATGATCAGCTTTAAAATCCCACGATCGTATAGATTGAACATTAGGATTAAAACGTGTCGCTAAAGTTTGGGCACTTTGTAGAAGGACTTCCTTATAAAATTCATTTCCTGTACGATTGTAACCTAAACCAAAACTGTTGTACACCTTAAATCCCATATCATGAGTTCCATCATTAAACTTTTCTTTTTCTATAAATGCGGTCCATTTTTGTGCGCTTTCGCGAAAGCGAGATTCACCAGTAACATCACTCAACATCCATAAGTTTCCTGCATAAAAGCCGCTAGTCCAATCTTTTGATGGTCGTTTGAGTATTTGTTTTGTCTCAGGATTATAACTACGTGGAAAGGCCGTCGAATCTAATGGATAGTCGAGTACTTTGTTATATCGTGCGATCAAAAGCTGATTGATATCAGTAGTATCAGTAATGATCTCTTTAGTTTCATGAGGCTTGCAAGAGGCCAATAATATAAAACAGGTCAAAAGCCAACTAATATTGTAAAAGGTTTTCATGGTTATAATGGAATAAAGATCGAAGCATTTTACCTCGTTCATTTTAAAAGTAACACAAAGAGCAGAATCATAAATTCAAATTTGGGTAAACAAAAATCCCAGCAACTAAAAGTCACTGGGATTAAAGCAGTTGGCTATTTCAACTTCTTAATATCCTGGATTCTGAGGCAATAAATTTGGATTTCTATCTAACTCGTCTGCTGGTAATGGCATTAAATAATCTGTAGTAGAAAAATCAGACTTAGCACCTTCTAGTCCCATAGGACCGAATGCTGTTGCGCCTAACTGTCTTCTTGCTATATCGTACCATCTTTTACCTTCAAAAGCAAGCTCTAGACGTCGCTCTTCAAGGACATCATTTGCTGTAACCATATAAGTCATAGGTAGTTCTGCAGGCTCTACACTAGGTGCCACCGTAGTCGTTACTCCTGCTACAAGTGTTGTACCACCCATTCTTGCTCTAGCTCTTACGCGATTCATATAAGTTAATGCAGCAGTATTATTTCCTATCTCTACGGCAGCTTCTGCAGCGATTAAAAGTAGCTCTGCATAGCGTAACATAGAATAGTTATGACTAGTTGCTCTTGCATTACCACGTGCAAATGCACCAGGATAGCGAGTATACTTTGCTATATAAGGTCTGTTCTTTGCAAACTGGTGCCCACTTACTGTAAAATTAGTATAGAATTCAAGGTTTCCATTGATAGATGCACCATCGTCCATACTCACCGCACGTCTGTAATCTGAAGCATTCCATGTATCGTATACTGCAAAAGAAGGAACGGCTACGGACCATCCACCACCAGAGTTTCTATCATCACCACGTATCCCAGTCATAGGTGCGATCTGATCATAACCATTATTAGGCGCTTCAAAATTGTTGTAGTCTAAAGCAAATATTGGCTCAGGTGATGCATCAATTTCATCTGCATTGAATAAATTTTGAAAATCTAAATCTAGATCATAGCCATAGAGGCCTTCATTCATTATAACCTCTTCTGCCTCATCAAAAGCTTTTTGAAACATGGCTGTGTCATTTGTACCAGCCATAGTTAAATAAACCAAAGCAAGGTATGAGCTAGCCGCACCTTTTGAAGGAATAGAACGTGTTACTTGAGTATCTGGCAACCATTCTTTCGCATATTCTAGGTCAGCGATGATGTTTTCATAAACCTGCGCTGCTGGCGTCTTACCTATCGTTGCATCTGCAACAGTAGCTGGTCGATCTAAATAAGGTACATCCCCAAATTGTCTTACTAAATGAAAATAGTAGAATGCTCTTATAAAACGAGCCTGTGCAATTATAGGATTCTTAACTACATCATCTGCATCCACATCTTCAGCTCCGACAATTGCTTCATTTGCAGCGGCAATACCTTGATAAGTTTTAGGCCAGAATTCACTAATCATACCGTTATTTCCTAAGGTAGTCAAATCATTCATTTCCATTCTTCTGGTCTCATTTGAGGCCAGATCTACCATATCAGAACGTAGCATTAACGCTACAGAAAGTTTTCTTCCCCAAAACTTTTCATTAATAGCGTGTGTGTAGGCACCATTAACCAATGTCTGTATATCTTGAGGGGTTTGAAAGAATCCATCTGGTGATAATCTACCTACAGGATCTTCTTCTAAATCTGAACATCCCATTATTGATACACCTATCAATAACAGTAACAATTTATATGTTTTCATAATTATATTTTTACGATTATTAGTATTGATTAAAATGTTGCGTTTAAGCTAAAAGTTACGGTTCTCGAGGTAGGATAGTTTCCAAAATCAAAACCTCTGATTGTATTTCGTTTTGCATTGTTTACACTACCACCACCGAAGTAACTTGCCTCAGGATCTAAACCAGAGTAATCTGTAATTGTAAGTAAGTTTTGTGCACTTACAGAAAGTCTAAGACGCTCTAAACGGAACTTACTTAATAATTCTGACGGCACATTATAACCTAACGCGACATTTTTAAGTCTTATATAACTACCATCTTCTACAAAACGAGAAGAAATTTCTCTATTACTATTATTACCTACACGTGGTACGTTTGTATTAGTATTAGTAGGTGTCCAGGCGTTATTAAAATTATCTACAGTAGTGTTAGCGTCACCATTTGCTAATTGAACATTAGTCAAGTTAAAAATATCTCCACCTTGAGAACCTTGGAAAAATATGCTTAAGTCAAAGTCTTTATAACTGAAGTTGTTAGTAAACCCAAAAGTATAATCTGGATTAGGGTTACCTATGGTAGTGCGATCATCTTCAGTAATATCTCCACTATTATCAATATCTCTAAATAACGGGTCTCCTGCTACACCACCGGCTAAGGTAGCTGTACCTGCAGGTAAAGCTCCACCTTGATAAACACCTGCATAATCATAGCCCCAGAAAAGACCAACTTCTTCTCCTACTCTTAAGATGGTACTTTGATCATGGCTAAAATAACTAGGTGTACCGTCTGCAAATACATCTGCATCATTTATTAAAGCAACTACCTTATTCTTATTAAATGAAATATTAAAATTAGTTGTCCAGGAGAAATTCTCATTATTAATATTGCGTGACGTTAATGCTAGTTCAAAACCTTTATTATTAACTTCACCTAGATTAGTTAATATACCGTCATTTAAGTAACCAAAATATTCTGGAATACCATTATTAGGCAATATGATATCTTTTGTATCAATGTTGTAATAATCTAGTGATAAAATGAATCTGTTCTTTAAAAGACCTAGGTCAAGACCTAAATTAGTTTGATAAGAAGATTCCCATTTCAAATCTGGGTTTGCAGGTTGGTCAGGTGTCGCTGCGCTAACAGTCTCACCGTTACTTGACGCGTATAAAGACGCATACTCTGCAAGTGATTGATATGCCGCAATAGATGGGTTACCTGTAACTCCATAACTAGCTCTAAGTTTTAAATTTGAAATTGCATTAACATCCTTTAAAAAATCTTCATTAGATACTTTCCACCCTATAGCTGCAGAAGGGAAAATTGCATACTTCTCATTTTTAGCAAAGTTAGACGCACCATCTCTTCTCACTGTTGCAGTAAAAAGATACTTATCATCCCAATCAAAATTTGCTCTACCGAATTGTGACTGAATTTCAGTTACAGATTTAGCAGAACTTGCCGGTAATAAAATGTTTGCTGAACCTAAATTGTAAAAAGAAAACGAATCTGAAAGGAAGTCGTTTCCAGCTGCCGAGAATGCCTCAGTTGTAGTTTTCTGATATGAAATACCACCTAGTAGAGTTAGTTTACCTTTTCCTATATCTCTCTTATAAGTTAAATAGTTCTCATTTAATATGCTTCTTTCTCTTGCATTGGTAATTGCTGCACGTCCATTAACTGCTCCAGCAGTTACCTCAAGAATAGAAGGACTGAATGTTCCTCTTTTTAAAGTTTCACTACTTAAACCTAATGTCGTTTTAAACTCTAATCCATTTATAATCTCATAATTTGCATAAAAGTTTCCTCTAAAGTTATCTTCTTTAGTCTCGTCTATGCGTTCTGAAGCTATAGCAAAAGGATTATCTACTAGATCTCCTACCGTGTTTCCAGAATTATAAGTACCATCATCATTGAAAACAGGCTGATCTGGAGCATAACGCATCGCTAGAGAAATAACATCATCTCCACCACCACCTATACCACCTAAACCTGTGGATTGTGTTGATATTCCATTTTTAGTACCTAAACTACCAAAAAGGTTCAAACCTAATTTAAGTTTATCATTAACCTGAGCGTCCACGTTAGATAAAAATGTAATTCTTTCAAAATCAGAGTTTATAACAATACCTTCTTGATCAAAATAATTTGCAGATGCATAAAAGTTAATTTTATCTGAACCACCAGAGAAAGAGAATTGATGTGTTTTAGTACTACCTGTCGTATAAATTAAATCTTGCCAATCGGTATTTGCAGGACCTTGAGGATAAGCTGTAGTATTACCATTATTTGCTCTAATTTGTGTCTGGTAAGCAGCAAATTGATCTGCATTTAATAGGTCTAATTCATTTGCCGTGTTTTGAATAGAGTAATTAGTATTGTATTCAACAACCAATTTACCGTTTCTACCTTTTTTAGTTGTTACTAAAACAACACCATTAGAACCTCTTGAACCATATATAGCAGTTGCTGAGGCATCCTTTAATATCTCCATAGACTCTATATCTGAAGCCTGTGGCATTGTAGCTCCCATAAAACCATCAACTACAATTAAAGGTGCACTACTTGCATTAATAGAAGTATTACCTCTAATCTGTATACTGATGGGCGCACCTGGCTCGCCACCATTATTAGACTGAACAACAACACCGGCTGCTCTACCTTGTAAAGCTTGCGCTGCATCTAGTACTGGAAATGCGCTTAATTCTTTGCTTGACACAGAAGAAACTGATCCTGTAATATCGCTTTTTTTCACTCCACCATAACCTACGACTACGATTTGATCAAGTAATGCAAGGTCCTCTTTTAAAGTGACATTAATAACAGACTGATTATTTACTGGCACTTCCATAGTGGCATAACCTACATAACTATAAATAATAGTTGCCGAATCAGGATTTGCGACACTTATAGAATAGTTACCATCTATATCAGTAGTAGTAGCACCTGAACTACCTTTAATAAGTACAGTCACTCCTAAAAGTGGCTCAGTTTGTTCATCAACAACCTTACCTGTAACCGTTGTTTGCGCATATGTAAACATCGCAAATAACATACAGCTTAAAAAGGTGCTGATATTTAAAAACTTGTTGGGGTTAGTTTTTTGCATAAGAGTAAAAAATTAAGTAATTAGTTTTAAGTTATCATTCTGAGAAACCAGCTAAATCGTTTTCGAATAATCAAATGAGATTATATTGATAATTCAGATTGTTAAAATTAGCTTAACATACACAACTAAAAATTCAAAAAAGGGTATAAAAAAATCCCGATTTCATTAAAATCGGGAGTTTCAAGAGGTTATTTGTTAAAATCAAATTCTAGACAGAGAATTTTTTAGAATAAACTGATGGAGTCTCACCATACACTTTTTGGAAGCATTTACTAAAATATTTTGGGTTTCTAAAACCTACTTTGTAGCTAACTTCTGAAATATTAAGAGTACCTAGTTCTAATAGCTGAGCTGCTCTTTTCATTCTAAAATGTTGAATAAATTCATTAGGTGTAAAATTAGTCCATGCTTTTACTTTAATAAAAAGCATCGTTCTACTGACTCCTAGATCAGAACAAAATGTAGGTATATCAAATTGATCATTAGATATATTATCCTCAACAATCTGAATTGCCTTTTTCATTAATTGATCATCTACAGAAGATACCGTAATCTCTTCAGGAGTAAATAAATCATTTGAACCAAATTTCTCTTTTAGGCGATCTTTATAAATCAGCAGATTTTTAACACGTAACTGTAACTCATTAATATCAAATGGTTTACTTAAATAATCATCTGCGCCACTTTCTAATCCTTCAAGTTTATAAATGAGTGATGATCGCGACGTCAATAGTACTACAGGTATATGACTGGTTCTTACATCTTTTTTAATCTTAGAACATAATTCAGTTCCTGCCATTTTAGGCATTACAACATCACTAACTATTATATCTGGATTATTATTTACTGCCATTTTAAAGGCATCTTCACCGTTATCTGCTTCTATAACGTTGTAGGATCGTTTTAATAATTGTGCCATAAAAGATCGTAAGGAAGTATTGTCTTCTACAATCAATACAGTAGACCTGTCATCATCATTTGAAAAATCTAGATTTAAAGGTTCTTCAAGGATATGATGATTTTCTAATTGTTCAGTGTATTGACTCACGTCATCACTGAATTTGAAGTCCGTTATAATCTGTTGATCTGTTAAATGTTCTTTACCTAATATTAAGGTGACTAAAAACGACGAACCTTTATCAGGTGTACTATCCACTGTCACATCACCTTGATGTAATTGAACAATATTCTTCACAATATTTAGTCCTATACCAGTACCTTGATTATATATGCTAGCATTTTCTTTATGAGATTCTACCTCATAAAAACGCTCAAAGACTTTCTCTTGTTTTTCATTTTCGATTCCTATACCGCTATCCTTGACCTTAATGTAGATATGTTGATCATCCTTACTAATCTTGATTTTAATTTTTCCTCCTTTAGGTGTGAACTTAAAGGCATTTGAAATAAGATTAAAAAAGACTCTTTCTAGTTTATCACGGTCATAATATACTAGGATTTCATCATCGCTAGTTTTAAAATCATAATCGTATTCTCCTAGTTTTGCGTGCTCTTTAAAACTTAAATAAATTTCTTTTAAAAACTTAACGATATTACCTTCAGCGGCTTGTAATTCAAATTGATTTTTTTCTAGTTTTCTAAAATCCATCAATCTATTAATTAACTGTAAC from Nonlabens arenilitoris harbors:
- a CDS encoding RagB/SusD family nutrient uptake outer membrane protein encodes the protein MKTYKLLLLLIGVSIMGCSDLEEDPVGRLSPDGFFQTPQDIQTLVNGAYTHAINEKFWGRKLSVALMLRSDMVDLASNETRRMEMNDLTTLGNNGMISEFWPKTYQGIAAANEAIVGAEDVDADDVVKNPIIAQARFIRAFYYFHLVRQFGDVPYLDRPATVADATIGKTPAAQVYENIIADLEYAKEWLPDTQVTRSIPSKGAASSYLALVYLTMAGTNDTAMFQKAFDEAEEVIMNEGLYGYDLDLDFQNLFNADEIDASPEPIFALDYNNFEAPNNGYDQIAPMTGIRGDDRNSGGGWSVAVPSFAVYDTWNASDYRRAVSMDDGASINGNLEFYTNFTVSGHQFAKNRPYIAKYTRYPGAFARGNARATSHNYSMLRYAELLLIAAEAAVEIGNNTAALTYMNRVRARARMGGTTLVAGVTTTVAPSVEPAELPMTYMVTANDVLEERRLELAFEGKRWYDIARRQLGATAFGPMGLEGAKSDFSTTDYLMPLPADELDRNPNLLPQNPGY
- a CDS encoding SusC/RagA family TonB-linked outer membrane protein, giving the protein MQKTNPNKFLNISTFLSCMLFAMFTYAQTTVTGKVVDEQTEPLLGVTVLIKGSSGATTTDIDGNYSISVANPDSATIIYSYVGYATMEVPVNNQSVINVTLKEDLALLDQIVVVGYGGVKKSDITGSVSSVSSKELSAFPVLDAAQALQGRAAGVVVQSNNGGEPGAPISIQIRGNTSINASSAPLIVVDGFMGATMPQASDIESMEILKDASATAIYGSRGSNGVVLVTTKKGRNGKLVVEYNTNYSIQNTANELDLLNADQFAAYQTQIRANNGNTTAYPQGPANTDWQDLIYTTGSTKTHQFSFSGGSDKINFYASANYFDQEGIVINSDFERITFLSNVDAQVNDKLKLGLNLFGSLGTKNGISTQSTGLGGIGGGGDDVISLAMRYAPDQPVFNDDGTYNSGNTVGDLVDNPFAIASERIDETKEDNFRGNFYANYEIINGLEFKTTLGLSSETLKRGTFSPSILEVTAGAVNGRAAITNARERSILNENYLTYKRDIGKGKLTLLGGISYQKTTTEAFSAAGNDFLSDSFSFYNLGSANILLPASSAKSVTEIQSQFGRANFDWDDKYLFTATVRRDGASNFAKNEKYAIFPSAAIGWKVSNEDFLKDVNAISNLKLRASYGVTGNPSIAAYQSLAEYASLYASSNGETVSAATPDQPANPDLKWESSYQTNLGLDLGLLKNRFILSLDYYNIDTKDIILPNNGIPEYFGYLNDGILTNLGEVNNKGFELALTSRNINNENFSWTTNFNISFNKNKVVALINDADVFADGTPSYFSHDQSTILRVGEEVGLFWGYDYAGVYQGGALPAGTATLAGGVAGDPLFRDIDNSGDITEDDRTTIGNPNPDYTFGFTNNFSYKDFDLSIFFQGSQGGDIFNLTNVQLANGDANTTVDNFNNAWTPTNTNTNVPRVGNNSNREISSRFVEDGSYIRLKNVALGYNVPSELLSKFRLERLRLSVSAQNLLTITDYSGLDPEASYFGGGSVNNAKRNTIRGFDFGNYPTSRTVTFSLNATF
- a CDS encoding glycoside hydrolase family 88 protein encodes the protein MTCFILLASCKPHETKEIITDTTDINQLLIARYNKVLDYPLDSTAFPRSYNPETKQILKRPSKDWTSGFYAGNLWMLSDVTGESRFRESAQKWTAFIEKEKFNDGTHDMGFKVYNSFGLGYNRTGNEFYKEVLLQSAQTLATRFNPNVQSIRSWDFKADHWEFPVIIDNMMNLELLFEATRLSGDSTYHHLAVKHANTTLRNHFRPDDSTVHVVVYDTINGNVKERVTHQGYSNESAWARGQGWAIYGYTMAYRYTKNGDYLKQAQATANFFINHKNLPADGIPYWDFDAPNIPDEPRDVSAAAIVASALVELYGYTKNEIYINYSKKVLNNLKSEEYILPADLEIPFILQHSSGDWSKRSEMDEPIIYGDYYFLELMLRLQELDQ